A genome region from Brienomyrus brachyistius isolate T26 chromosome 23, BBRACH_0.4, whole genome shotgun sequence includes the following:
- the LOC125718983 gene encoding translocon-associated protein subunit beta: MGTLSAFVLLVALGLVTGEEGARLLASKSLLNRYAVEGRDLTLQYNIYNVGTSAALEVELSDDSFPPEDFGIVSGMLNVKWDRIAPASNVSHTVVLRPLKAGYFNFTSASVSYVAQEGGQVVVGYTSAPGQGGILAQREFDRRFSPHYLDWAAFGVMTLPSIGIPLLLWYSSKRKYDSPKTKRN, encoded by the exons ATGGGGACACTAAGTGCATTTGTTCTGTTGGTTGCACTGGGGTTGGTGACAGGAGAGGAGGGGGCTCGGCTCTTGGCTTCCAAGTCTCTACTGAACCGATATGCAGTAGAGGGCCGGGACCTAACATTGCAGTACAACATCTACAATGTCGGCACCAG TGCTGCCCTAGAGGTGGAGCTGTCTGACGATTCCTTTCCACCGGAGGACTTTGGCATTGTGTCTGGAATGCTAAATGTCAAATGGGACCGGATTGCACC agccagCAATGTATCCCATACAGTGGTATTGCGCCCCCTCAAGGCTGGGTACTTCAACTTCACTTCTGCTTCTGTCAGCTACGTGGCCCAGGAAGGGGGGCAAGTTGTG GTTGGGTATACAAGTGCCCCTGGACAGGGTGGTATTTTGGCCCAGAGGGAATTTGACAGGCGCTTCTCTCCTCATTAT CTGGACTGGGCTGCTTTTGGTGTCATGACCTTGCCATCCATTGGCATCCCCCTTCTCCTCTGGTACTCCAGCAAGAGGAAATATGACTCTCCCAAGACCAAGAGGAACTAA
- the LOC125718949 gene encoding protein misato homolog 1-like isoform X1, with protein MVCNNECTYYFVMLVKMWRSFSGSSARGAVQMGGVCREVVTLQLGHYSNFVGTHWWNLQDASLSYDPDLLVPPNELQSDVLFREGLTLGGQVTYTPRLIAMDLKGSLQTLRQEGILYDTRKERKSSAWEGEMVTYKECPPTKNSFLQDLDKLDEGEILSEVDFNMSQLPQCPGGNRLSQTGSVAVETVNSSLERVRKGYQMEGSVRVWSDFLRIHLHPRTITVINQYNHDGESQRLEAFGQGEALLQGSLLEELEDKLHFFVEECDYLQGFQVLCDLADGFSGLGSKVTEMLRDSYGSRGILTWGVAPVSYPDSNLIKDVYHMMNYVLGTASLANHSSFFCPLTLRGGLGRRPLPPIAFPHLHYDPTLWYHSSAILALALDSLTVPYRLRCNSAPMWQVADSLAACGRKVVAAYGAVPFPMMQGSCLPDALHSYRDALPWRPLSACRELNDRCSFGQWVTLRGLEGQKLVSTLTPGIQPPSPLHSARCGEEVIASYVSSYYPASPLAVQLVSSPSKLTPPFPQLFHQTLSPQGFLQSEATSSQSVVASVPVLSSLQSSPALGPWLAALQQGACALDLRRVAPSFLSQGPEQAELQETLEQLVNLAHCYHHDSSGATSSSDED; from the exons atggtttgtaataacGAATGCACATACTACTTTGTGATGCTCGTGAAAATGTGGCGCAGCTTCAGCGGTTCGTCGGCTCGAGGTGCAGTACA AATGGGTGGCGTATGTAGAGAAGTTGTGACCCTGCAGCTGGGACACTATTCAAACTTTGTCGGGACACATTGGTGGAATTTACAG GATGCATCTCTGTCCTACGATCCAGATTTACTGGTGCCTCCAAATGAGCTACAAAGCGATGTGTTGTTTCGTGAAGGGTTGACGCTAGGGGGTCAGGTCACATACACCCCCCGCCTCATTGCCATGGACCTCAAAG GTAGTCTCCAGACATTACGGCAGGAAGGTATCCTGTATGATACTAGGAAAGAGCGCAAGTCCTCAGCATG GGAAGGAGAAATGGTGACTTATAAGGAGTGTCCTCCAACAAAGAACTCTTTTCTTCAGGATTTGGATAAACTGGAT GAGGGGGAAATACTGTCTGAAGTGGATTTCAACATGTCCCAGCTGCCTCAGTGCCCAGGAGGGAACAGATTGTCCCAGA CAGGGTCTGTGGCCGTGGAGACGGTGAACAGCAGCTTGGAGCGTGTTCGGAAAGGGTACCAGATGGAGGGCAGTGTGAGAGTGTGGTCCGACTTCCTGCGCATCCATCTCCACCCACGCACCATCACTGTCATTAATCAGTACAACCACGATGG AGAATCCCAACGTTTAGAAGCATTTGGCCAAGGGGAGGCACTGCTCCAGGGTTCTTTGCTAGAGGAGCTGGAAGACAAGCTGCACTTCTTTGTGGAGGAGTGTGACTACCTGCAG GGGTTTCaggtactgtgtgacctcgctgaTGGCTTTTCAGGcttagggtcaaaggtcacagagATGCTGCGAGACTCCTACGGCAGTCGTGGAATCCTTACATGGGGTGTTGCCCCTGTCAGCTATCCAGATTCT AACCTGATAAAAGATGTGTACCACATGATGAATTATGTCCtgggcacagccagcctggccAATCACAGTTCCTTCTTCTGCCCTTTGACCCTCAGAGGTGGGCTGGGGCGACGGCCCTTGCCCCCCATTGCATTCCCTCACCTTCATTATGAT CCCACCTTGTGGTATCACTCCAGTGCCATTCTGGCTCTTGCCCTGGACTCCCTTACTGTGCCCTATCGGCTGAGATGTAACAGTGCCCCCATGTGGCAAGTTGCAGACTCATTGGCTGCGTGTGGAAGAAAG GTGGTGGCTGCGTATGGAGCTGtcccatttcccatgatgcaaggcaGCTGCCTTCCTGATGCTTTGCACAGTTACAGAGATGCACTACCATGGAGACCCCTATCAGCATGTCGTGAGCTGAACGACAGGTGCTCCTTTGGCCAGTGGGTGACACTTCGTGGTCTAGAGGGACAGAAGCTAGTCAG CACTCTGACCCCCGGGATACAGCCCCCCTCTCCATTACACAGTGCCCGCTGTGGTGAAGAAGTTATCGCCTCTTATGTGAGCTCTTACTACCCTGCCAGCCCACT tGCTGTGCAGCTGGTTTCCAGCCCCAGTAAACTCACCCCTCCCTTCCCTCAGCTTTTCCACCAAACTCTAAGCCCACAGGGATTCCTGCAGAGTGAGGCCACATCTTCTCAATCTG TGGTTGCCTCCGTCCCAGTGCTCTCCTCCCTCCAGTCTTCTCCAGCTCTGGGGCCCTGGCTGGCTGCATTGCAGCAGGGGGCATGTGCGCTCGATCTTCGCCGCGTGGCTCCCAGTTTCTTGTCTCAGGGGCCTGAGCAAGCGGAGTTGCAGGAGACCCTGGAACAGCTGGTCAACCTTGCCCACTGTTATCACCATGACAGCAGTGGGGCCACCTCCTCCTCTGATGAAGACTAA
- the LOC125718949 gene encoding protein misato homolog 1-like isoform X2: MVCNNECTYYFVMLVKMWRSFSGSSARGAVQMGGVCREVVTLQLGHYSNFVGTHWWNLQDASLSYDPDLLVPPNELQSDVLFREGLTLGGQVTYTPRLIAMDLKGSLQTLRQEGILYDTRKERKSSAWEGEMVTYKECPPTKNSFLQDLDKLDEGEILSEVDFNMSQLPQCPGGNRLSQRSVAVETVNSSLERVRKGYQMEGSVRVWSDFLRIHLHPRTITVINQYNHDGESQRLEAFGQGEALLQGSLLEELEDKLHFFVEECDYLQGFQVLCDLADGFSGLGSKVTEMLRDSYGSRGILTWGVAPVSYPDSNLIKDVYHMMNYVLGTASLANHSSFFCPLTLRGGLGRRPLPPIAFPHLHYDPTLWYHSSAILALALDSLTVPYRLRCNSAPMWQVADSLAACGRKVVAAYGAVPFPMMQGSCLPDALHSYRDALPWRPLSACRELNDRCSFGQWVTLRGLEGQKLVSTLTPGIQPPSPLHSARCGEEVIASYVSSYYPASPLAVQLVSSPSKLTPPFPQLFHQTLSPQGFLQSEATSSQSVVASVPVLSSLQSSPALGPWLAALQQGACALDLRRVAPSFLSQGPEQAELQETLEQLVNLAHCYHHDSSGATSSSDED, from the exons atggtttgtaataacGAATGCACATACTACTTTGTGATGCTCGTGAAAATGTGGCGCAGCTTCAGCGGTTCGTCGGCTCGAGGTGCAGTACA AATGGGTGGCGTATGTAGAGAAGTTGTGACCCTGCAGCTGGGACACTATTCAAACTTTGTCGGGACACATTGGTGGAATTTACAG GATGCATCTCTGTCCTACGATCCAGATTTACTGGTGCCTCCAAATGAGCTACAAAGCGATGTGTTGTTTCGTGAAGGGTTGACGCTAGGGGGTCAGGTCACATACACCCCCCGCCTCATTGCCATGGACCTCAAAG GTAGTCTCCAGACATTACGGCAGGAAGGTATCCTGTATGATACTAGGAAAGAGCGCAAGTCCTCAGCATG GGAAGGAGAAATGGTGACTTATAAGGAGTGTCCTCCAACAAAGAACTCTTTTCTTCAGGATTTGGATAAACTGGAT GAGGGGGAAATACTGTCTGAAGTGGATTTCAACATGTCCCAGCTGCCTCAGTGCCCAGGAGGGAACAGATTGTCCCAGA GGTCTGTGGCCGTGGAGACGGTGAACAGCAGCTTGGAGCGTGTTCGGAAAGGGTACCAGATGGAGGGCAGTGTGAGAGTGTGGTCCGACTTCCTGCGCATCCATCTCCACCCACGCACCATCACTGTCATTAATCAGTACAACCACGATGG AGAATCCCAACGTTTAGAAGCATTTGGCCAAGGGGAGGCACTGCTCCAGGGTTCTTTGCTAGAGGAGCTGGAAGACAAGCTGCACTTCTTTGTGGAGGAGTGTGACTACCTGCAG GGGTTTCaggtactgtgtgacctcgctgaTGGCTTTTCAGGcttagggtcaaaggtcacagagATGCTGCGAGACTCCTACGGCAGTCGTGGAATCCTTACATGGGGTGTTGCCCCTGTCAGCTATCCAGATTCT AACCTGATAAAAGATGTGTACCACATGATGAATTATGTCCtgggcacagccagcctggccAATCACAGTTCCTTCTTCTGCCCTTTGACCCTCAGAGGTGGGCTGGGGCGACGGCCCTTGCCCCCCATTGCATTCCCTCACCTTCATTATGAT CCCACCTTGTGGTATCACTCCAGTGCCATTCTGGCTCTTGCCCTGGACTCCCTTACTGTGCCCTATCGGCTGAGATGTAACAGTGCCCCCATGTGGCAAGTTGCAGACTCATTGGCTGCGTGTGGAAGAAAG GTGGTGGCTGCGTATGGAGCTGtcccatttcccatgatgcaaggcaGCTGCCTTCCTGATGCTTTGCACAGTTACAGAGATGCACTACCATGGAGACCCCTATCAGCATGTCGTGAGCTGAACGACAGGTGCTCCTTTGGCCAGTGGGTGACACTTCGTGGTCTAGAGGGACAGAAGCTAGTCAG CACTCTGACCCCCGGGATACAGCCCCCCTCTCCATTACACAGTGCCCGCTGTGGTGAAGAAGTTATCGCCTCTTATGTGAGCTCTTACTACCCTGCCAGCCCACT tGCTGTGCAGCTGGTTTCCAGCCCCAGTAAACTCACCCCTCCCTTCCCTCAGCTTTTCCACCAAACTCTAAGCCCACAGGGATTCCTGCAGAGTGAGGCCACATCTTCTCAATCTG TGGTTGCCTCCGTCCCAGTGCTCTCCTCCCTCCAGTCTTCTCCAGCTCTGGGGCCCTGGCTGGCTGCATTGCAGCAGGGGGCATGTGCGCTCGATCTTCGCCGCGTGGCTCCCAGTTTCTTGTCTCAGGGGCCTGAGCAAGCGGAGTTGCAGGAGACCCTGGAACAGCTGGTCAACCTTGCCCACTGTTATCACCATGACAGCAGTGGGGCCACCTCCTCCTCTGATGAAGACTAA
- the LOC125718949 gene encoding protein misato homolog 1-like isoform X3: MHILLCDARENVAQLQRFVGSRMGGVCREVVTLQLGHYSNFVGTHWWNLQDASLSYDPDLLVPPNELQSDVLFREGLTLGGQVTYTPRLIAMDLKGSLQTLRQEGILYDTRKERKSSAWEGEMVTYKECPPTKNSFLQDLDKLDEGEILSEVDFNMSQLPQCPGGNRLSQTGSVAVETVNSSLERVRKGYQMEGSVRVWSDFLRIHLHPRTITVINQYNHDGESQRLEAFGQGEALLQGSLLEELEDKLHFFVEECDYLQGFQVLCDLADGFSGLGSKVTEMLRDSYGSRGILTWGVAPVSYPDSNLIKDVYHMMNYVLGTASLANHSSFFCPLTLRGGLGRRPLPPIAFPHLHYDPTLWYHSSAILALALDSLTVPYRLRCNSAPMWQVADSLAACGRKVVAAYGAVPFPMMQGSCLPDALHSYRDALPWRPLSACRELNDRCSFGQWVTLRGLEGQKLVSTLTPGIQPPSPLHSARCGEEVIASYVSSYYPASPLAVQLVSSPSKLTPPFPQLFHQTLSPQGFLQSEATSSQSVVASVPVLSSLQSSPALGPWLAALQQGACALDLRRVAPSFLSQGPEQAELQETLEQLVNLAHCYHHDSSGATSSSDED; encoded by the exons ATGCACATACTACTTTGTGATGCTCGTGAAAATGTGGCGCAGCTTCAGCGGTTCGTCGGCTCGAG AATGGGTGGCGTATGTAGAGAAGTTGTGACCCTGCAGCTGGGACACTATTCAAACTTTGTCGGGACACATTGGTGGAATTTACAG GATGCATCTCTGTCCTACGATCCAGATTTACTGGTGCCTCCAAATGAGCTACAAAGCGATGTGTTGTTTCGTGAAGGGTTGACGCTAGGGGGTCAGGTCACATACACCCCCCGCCTCATTGCCATGGACCTCAAAG GTAGTCTCCAGACATTACGGCAGGAAGGTATCCTGTATGATACTAGGAAAGAGCGCAAGTCCTCAGCATG GGAAGGAGAAATGGTGACTTATAAGGAGTGTCCTCCAACAAAGAACTCTTTTCTTCAGGATTTGGATAAACTGGAT GAGGGGGAAATACTGTCTGAAGTGGATTTCAACATGTCCCAGCTGCCTCAGTGCCCAGGAGGGAACAGATTGTCCCAGA CAGGGTCTGTGGCCGTGGAGACGGTGAACAGCAGCTTGGAGCGTGTTCGGAAAGGGTACCAGATGGAGGGCAGTGTGAGAGTGTGGTCCGACTTCCTGCGCATCCATCTCCACCCACGCACCATCACTGTCATTAATCAGTACAACCACGATGG AGAATCCCAACGTTTAGAAGCATTTGGCCAAGGGGAGGCACTGCTCCAGGGTTCTTTGCTAGAGGAGCTGGAAGACAAGCTGCACTTCTTTGTGGAGGAGTGTGACTACCTGCAG GGGTTTCaggtactgtgtgacctcgctgaTGGCTTTTCAGGcttagggtcaaaggtcacagagATGCTGCGAGACTCCTACGGCAGTCGTGGAATCCTTACATGGGGTGTTGCCCCTGTCAGCTATCCAGATTCT AACCTGATAAAAGATGTGTACCACATGATGAATTATGTCCtgggcacagccagcctggccAATCACAGTTCCTTCTTCTGCCCTTTGACCCTCAGAGGTGGGCTGGGGCGACGGCCCTTGCCCCCCATTGCATTCCCTCACCTTCATTATGAT CCCACCTTGTGGTATCACTCCAGTGCCATTCTGGCTCTTGCCCTGGACTCCCTTACTGTGCCCTATCGGCTGAGATGTAACAGTGCCCCCATGTGGCAAGTTGCAGACTCATTGGCTGCGTGTGGAAGAAAG GTGGTGGCTGCGTATGGAGCTGtcccatttcccatgatgcaaggcaGCTGCCTTCCTGATGCTTTGCACAGTTACAGAGATGCACTACCATGGAGACCCCTATCAGCATGTCGTGAGCTGAACGACAGGTGCTCCTTTGGCCAGTGGGTGACACTTCGTGGTCTAGAGGGACAGAAGCTAGTCAG CACTCTGACCCCCGGGATACAGCCCCCCTCTCCATTACACAGTGCCCGCTGTGGTGAAGAAGTTATCGCCTCTTATGTGAGCTCTTACTACCCTGCCAGCCCACT tGCTGTGCAGCTGGTTTCCAGCCCCAGTAAACTCACCCCTCCCTTCCCTCAGCTTTTCCACCAAACTCTAAGCCCACAGGGATTCCTGCAGAGTGAGGCCACATCTTCTCAATCTG TGGTTGCCTCCGTCCCAGTGCTCTCCTCCCTCCAGTCTTCTCCAGCTCTGGGGCCCTGGCTGGCTGCATTGCAGCAGGGGGCATGTGCGCTCGATCTTCGCCGCGTGGCTCCCAGTTTCTTGTCTCAGGGGCCTGAGCAAGCGGAGTTGCAGGAGACCCTGGAACAGCTGGTCAACCTTGCCCACTGTTATCACCATGACAGCAGTGGGGCCACCTCCTCCTCTGATGAAGACTAA
- the LOC125718949 gene encoding protein misato homolog 1-like isoform X4 encodes MGGVCREVVTLQLGHYSNFVGTHWWNLQDASLSYDPDLLVPPNELQSDVLFREGLTLGGQVTYTPRLIAMDLKGSLQTLRQEGILYDTRKERKSSAWEGEMVTYKECPPTKNSFLQDLDKLDEGEILSEVDFNMSQLPQCPGGNRLSQTGSVAVETVNSSLERVRKGYQMEGSVRVWSDFLRIHLHPRTITVINQYNHDGESQRLEAFGQGEALLQGSLLEELEDKLHFFVEECDYLQGFQVLCDLADGFSGLGSKVTEMLRDSYGSRGILTWGVAPVSYPDSNLIKDVYHMMNYVLGTASLANHSSFFCPLTLRGGLGRRPLPPIAFPHLHYDPTLWYHSSAILALALDSLTVPYRLRCNSAPMWQVADSLAACGRKVVAAYGAVPFPMMQGSCLPDALHSYRDALPWRPLSACRELNDRCSFGQWVTLRGLEGQKLVSTLTPGIQPPSPLHSARCGEEVIASYVSSYYPASPLAVQLVSSPSKLTPPFPQLFHQTLSPQGFLQSEATSSQSVVASVPVLSSLQSSPALGPWLAALQQGACALDLRRVAPSFLSQGPEQAELQETLEQLVNLAHCYHHDSSGATSSSDED; translated from the exons ATGGGTGGCGTATGTAGAGAAGTTGTGACCCTGCAGCTGGGACACTATTCAAACTTTGTCGGGACACATTGGTGGAATTTACAG GATGCATCTCTGTCCTACGATCCAGATTTACTGGTGCCTCCAAATGAGCTACAAAGCGATGTGTTGTTTCGTGAAGGGTTGACGCTAGGGGGTCAGGTCACATACACCCCCCGCCTCATTGCCATGGACCTCAAAG GTAGTCTCCAGACATTACGGCAGGAAGGTATCCTGTATGATACTAGGAAAGAGCGCAAGTCCTCAGCATG GGAAGGAGAAATGGTGACTTATAAGGAGTGTCCTCCAACAAAGAACTCTTTTCTTCAGGATTTGGATAAACTGGAT GAGGGGGAAATACTGTCTGAAGTGGATTTCAACATGTCCCAGCTGCCTCAGTGCCCAGGAGGGAACAGATTGTCCCAGA CAGGGTCTGTGGCCGTGGAGACGGTGAACAGCAGCTTGGAGCGTGTTCGGAAAGGGTACCAGATGGAGGGCAGTGTGAGAGTGTGGTCCGACTTCCTGCGCATCCATCTCCACCCACGCACCATCACTGTCATTAATCAGTACAACCACGATGG AGAATCCCAACGTTTAGAAGCATTTGGCCAAGGGGAGGCACTGCTCCAGGGTTCTTTGCTAGAGGAGCTGGAAGACAAGCTGCACTTCTTTGTGGAGGAGTGTGACTACCTGCAG GGGTTTCaggtactgtgtgacctcgctgaTGGCTTTTCAGGcttagggtcaaaggtcacagagATGCTGCGAGACTCCTACGGCAGTCGTGGAATCCTTACATGGGGTGTTGCCCCTGTCAGCTATCCAGATTCT AACCTGATAAAAGATGTGTACCACATGATGAATTATGTCCtgggcacagccagcctggccAATCACAGTTCCTTCTTCTGCCCTTTGACCCTCAGAGGTGGGCTGGGGCGACGGCCCTTGCCCCCCATTGCATTCCCTCACCTTCATTATGAT CCCACCTTGTGGTATCACTCCAGTGCCATTCTGGCTCTTGCCCTGGACTCCCTTACTGTGCCCTATCGGCTGAGATGTAACAGTGCCCCCATGTGGCAAGTTGCAGACTCATTGGCTGCGTGTGGAAGAAAG GTGGTGGCTGCGTATGGAGCTGtcccatttcccatgatgcaaggcaGCTGCCTTCCTGATGCTTTGCACAGTTACAGAGATGCACTACCATGGAGACCCCTATCAGCATGTCGTGAGCTGAACGACAGGTGCTCCTTTGGCCAGTGGGTGACACTTCGTGGTCTAGAGGGACAGAAGCTAGTCAG CACTCTGACCCCCGGGATACAGCCCCCCTCTCCATTACACAGTGCCCGCTGTGGTGAAGAAGTTATCGCCTCTTATGTGAGCTCTTACTACCCTGCCAGCCCACT tGCTGTGCAGCTGGTTTCCAGCCCCAGTAAACTCACCCCTCCCTTCCCTCAGCTTTTCCACCAAACTCTAAGCCCACAGGGATTCCTGCAGAGTGAGGCCACATCTTCTCAATCTG TGGTTGCCTCCGTCCCAGTGCTCTCCTCCCTCCAGTCTTCTCCAGCTCTGGGGCCCTGGCTGGCTGCATTGCAGCAGGGGGCATGTGCGCTCGATCTTCGCCGCGTGGCTCCCAGTTTCTTGTCTCAGGGGCCTGAGCAAGCGGAGTTGCAGGAGACCCTGGAACAGCTGGTCAACCTTGCCCACTGTTATCACCATGACAGCAGTGGGGCCACCTCCTCCTCTGATGAAGACTAA